A window of Acinonyx jubatus isolate Ajub_Pintada_27869175 chromosome E4, VMU_Ajub_asm_v1.0, whole genome shotgun sequence contains these coding sequences:
- the FDPS gene encoding farnesyl pyrophosphate synthase isoform X5: protein MPRAQPGGFQEYPANTLEQEPASGSRMNGNQKLDPYAQEKQNFIQHFSQIVKVLTEDGTGHPEIGDAVARLKEVLEYNAVGGKYQRGLTVLIAYRQLVEPGKQDADSLRRALTVGWCVELLQAFFLVSDDIMDSSLTRRGQVCWYQKPGIGLDAINDALLLEACIYRVLRLYCREQPYYLNLIELFLQSSYQTELGQTLDLITAPQGNVDLSRFTEKRYKSIVKYKTAFYSFYLPVAAAMYMAGIDGEKEHASARKILLEMGEFFQVQDDYLDLFGDPSVTGKIGTDIQDNKCSWLVVQCLQRASPEQRKVLQENYGQKEAEKVARVKALYEELELPAVFGQYQEDSYGRLMGLIEQHSAPLPPAIFLGLAHKIYKRKK, encoded by the exons ATGCCGCGCGCGCAGCCCGGCGGCTTTCAGGAGTACCCCGCCAACACTCTGGAGCAGGAGCCGGCATCCGGGAGCAG AATGAATGGAAACCAGAAATTGGACCCTTATGCccaagaaaagcagaatttcatcCAACACTTCTCCCAGATTGTCAAGGTGCTGACCGAGGATGGCACGGGCCACCCAGAGATAGGAGATGCCGTTGCCCGGCTCAAGGAG GTCCTGGAGTACAACGCCGTCGGAGGCAAGTACCAGCGGGGCCTGACGGTGTTGATAGCCTACCGGCAGCTGGTGGAGCCCGGGAAGCAGGATGCCGACAGTCTCCGGCGGGCCCTGACCGTGGGCTGGTGTGTGGAACTG CTCCAGGCTTTCTTCCTGGTGTCGGACGACATCATGGACTCCTCCCTCACCCGGCGGGGGCAGGTCTGCTGGTATCAGAAG CCAGGCATAGGTCTGGATGCCATCAATGACGCGTTGCTTCTGGAAGCATGTATCTACCGCGTGCTGAGGCTCTACTGCCGGGAGCAGCCCTATTACCTGAACCTGATTGAGCTCTTCCTGCAG AGTTCCTATCAGACTGAGCTCGGACAGACGCTGGACCTCATCACGGCCCCCCAGGGCAATGTGGATCTCAGCAGATTCACTGAAAAGAG GTACAAGTCCATCGTCAAGTATAAGACCGCTTTCTACTCGTTCTATCTTCCTGTGGCTGCCGCCATGTACATG GCGGGCATCGATGGGGAGAAGGAGCACGCCAGCGCCAGGAAGATCCTGCTGGAGATGGGGGAGTTCTTCCAGGTGCAG GATGATTACCTTGATCTCTTTGGGGACCCCAGTGTGACAGGCAAGATCGGCACGGACATCCAGGACAACAAATGCAGCTGGCTGGTGGTTCAGTGTCTGCAGCGGGCCTCTCCAGAGCAGCGCAAGGTCCTTCAG GAGAACTATGGGCAAAAGGAGGCCGAGAAGGTGGCCCGGGTGAAGGCGCTCTACGAGGAGCTGGAGCTGCCGGCCGTGTTCGGGCAGTACCAAGAGGACAGCTACGGCCGCCTGATGGGCCTCATCGAGCAGCACTCTGCGCCCCTGCCCCCGGCCATCTTCCTGGGGCTGGCGCACAAGATCTACAAGAGGAAAAAGTGA
- the FDPS gene encoding farnesyl pyrophosphate synthase isoform X1, whose product MPRAQPGGFQEYPANTLEQEPASGSRECSVPPPYATPVMPLSRWLRSVGVFWLPAPCWAPQERWLGSLLRPSLVHGGPAPGAWHGARCWCQAWTEEPRALYSSLRMNGNQKLDPYAQEKQNFIQHFSQIVKVLTEDGTGHPEIGDAVARLKEVLEYNAVGGKYQRGLTVLIAYRQLVEPGKQDADSLRRALTVGWCVELLQAFFLVSDDIMDSSLTRRGQVCWYQKPGIGLDAINDALLLEACIYRVLRLYCREQPYYLNLIELFLQSSYQTELGQTLDLITAPQGNVDLSRFTEKRYKSIVKYKTAFYSFYLPVAAAMYMAGIDGEKEHASARKILLEMGEFFQVQDDYLDLFGDPSVTGKIGTDIQDNKCSWLVVQCLQRASPEQRKVLQENYGQKEAEKVARVKALYEELELPAVFGQYQEDSYGRLMGLIEQHSAPLPPAIFLGLAHKIYKRKK is encoded by the exons ATGCCGCGCGCGCAGCCCGGCGGCTTTCAGGAGTACCCCGCCAACACTCTGGAGCAGGAGCCGGCATCCGGGAGCAG GGAGTGCTCAGTGCCCCCTCCCTATGCCACCCCTGTGATGCCCCTGTCCCGCTGGCTGAGATCTGTGGGGGTCTTCTGGCTGCCAGCTCCCTGCTGGGCGCCCCAGGAGAGGTGGCTGGGTTCCCTCCTGCGGCCCTCCCTGGTGCACGGGGGCCCAGCCCCGGGGGCCTGGCACGGTGCCCGCTGCTGGTGCCAAGCGTGGACAGAGGAGCCTCG AGCACTTTACTCCTCCCTCAGAATGAATGGAAACCAGAAATTGGACCCTTATGCccaagaaaagcagaatttcatcCAACACTTCTCCCAGATTGTCAAGGTGCTGACCGAGGATGGCACGGGCCACCCAGAGATAGGAGATGCCGTTGCCCGGCTCAAGGAG GTCCTGGAGTACAACGCCGTCGGAGGCAAGTACCAGCGGGGCCTGACGGTGTTGATAGCCTACCGGCAGCTGGTGGAGCCCGGGAAGCAGGATGCCGACAGTCTCCGGCGGGCCCTGACCGTGGGCTGGTGTGTGGAACTG CTCCAGGCTTTCTTCCTGGTGTCGGACGACATCATGGACTCCTCCCTCACCCGGCGGGGGCAGGTCTGCTGGTATCAGAAG CCAGGCATAGGTCTGGATGCCATCAATGACGCGTTGCTTCTGGAAGCATGTATCTACCGCGTGCTGAGGCTCTACTGCCGGGAGCAGCCCTATTACCTGAACCTGATTGAGCTCTTCCTGCAG AGTTCCTATCAGACTGAGCTCGGACAGACGCTGGACCTCATCACGGCCCCCCAGGGCAATGTGGATCTCAGCAGATTCACTGAAAAGAG GTACAAGTCCATCGTCAAGTATAAGACCGCTTTCTACTCGTTCTATCTTCCTGTGGCTGCCGCCATGTACATG GCGGGCATCGATGGGGAGAAGGAGCACGCCAGCGCCAGGAAGATCCTGCTGGAGATGGGGGAGTTCTTCCAGGTGCAG GATGATTACCTTGATCTCTTTGGGGACCCCAGTGTGACAGGCAAGATCGGCACGGACATCCAGGACAACAAATGCAGCTGGCTGGTGGTTCAGTGTCTGCAGCGGGCCTCTCCAGAGCAGCGCAAGGTCCTTCAG GAGAACTATGGGCAAAAGGAGGCCGAGAAGGTGGCCCGGGTGAAGGCGCTCTACGAGGAGCTGGAGCTGCCGGCCGTGTTCGGGCAGTACCAAGAGGACAGCTACGGCCGCCTGATGGGCCTCATCGAGCAGCACTCTGCGCCCCTGCCCCCGGCCATCTTCCTGGGGCTGGCGCACAAGATCTACAAGAGGAAAAAGTGA
- the FDPS gene encoding farnesyl pyrophosphate synthase isoform X2 produces MPRAQPGGFQEYPANTLEQEPASGSRECSVPPPYATPVMPLSRWLRSVGVFWLPAPCWAPQERWLGSLLRPSLVHGGPAPGAWHGARCWCQAWTEEPRMNGNQKLDPYAQEKQNFIQHFSQIVKVLTEDGTGHPEIGDAVARLKEVLEYNAVGGKYQRGLTVLIAYRQLVEPGKQDADSLRRALTVGWCVELLQAFFLVSDDIMDSSLTRRGQVCWYQKPGIGLDAINDALLLEACIYRVLRLYCREQPYYLNLIELFLQSSYQTELGQTLDLITAPQGNVDLSRFTEKRYKSIVKYKTAFYSFYLPVAAAMYMAGIDGEKEHASARKILLEMGEFFQVQDDYLDLFGDPSVTGKIGTDIQDNKCSWLVVQCLQRASPEQRKVLQENYGQKEAEKVARVKALYEELELPAVFGQYQEDSYGRLMGLIEQHSAPLPPAIFLGLAHKIYKRKK; encoded by the exons ATGCCGCGCGCGCAGCCCGGCGGCTTTCAGGAGTACCCCGCCAACACTCTGGAGCAGGAGCCGGCATCCGGGAGCAG GGAGTGCTCAGTGCCCCCTCCCTATGCCACCCCTGTGATGCCCCTGTCCCGCTGGCTGAGATCTGTGGGGGTCTTCTGGCTGCCAGCTCCCTGCTGGGCGCCCCAGGAGAGGTGGCTGGGTTCCCTCCTGCGGCCCTCCCTGGTGCACGGGGGCCCAGCCCCGGGGGCCTGGCACGGTGCCCGCTGCTGGTGCCAAGCGTGGACAGAGGAGCCTCG AATGAATGGAAACCAGAAATTGGACCCTTATGCccaagaaaagcagaatttcatcCAACACTTCTCCCAGATTGTCAAGGTGCTGACCGAGGATGGCACGGGCCACCCAGAGATAGGAGATGCCGTTGCCCGGCTCAAGGAG GTCCTGGAGTACAACGCCGTCGGAGGCAAGTACCAGCGGGGCCTGACGGTGTTGATAGCCTACCGGCAGCTGGTGGAGCCCGGGAAGCAGGATGCCGACAGTCTCCGGCGGGCCCTGACCGTGGGCTGGTGTGTGGAACTG CTCCAGGCTTTCTTCCTGGTGTCGGACGACATCATGGACTCCTCCCTCACCCGGCGGGGGCAGGTCTGCTGGTATCAGAAG CCAGGCATAGGTCTGGATGCCATCAATGACGCGTTGCTTCTGGAAGCATGTATCTACCGCGTGCTGAGGCTCTACTGCCGGGAGCAGCCCTATTACCTGAACCTGATTGAGCTCTTCCTGCAG AGTTCCTATCAGACTGAGCTCGGACAGACGCTGGACCTCATCACGGCCCCCCAGGGCAATGTGGATCTCAGCAGATTCACTGAAAAGAG GTACAAGTCCATCGTCAAGTATAAGACCGCTTTCTACTCGTTCTATCTTCCTGTGGCTGCCGCCATGTACATG GCGGGCATCGATGGGGAGAAGGAGCACGCCAGCGCCAGGAAGATCCTGCTGGAGATGGGGGAGTTCTTCCAGGTGCAG GATGATTACCTTGATCTCTTTGGGGACCCCAGTGTGACAGGCAAGATCGGCACGGACATCCAGGACAACAAATGCAGCTGGCTGGTGGTTCAGTGTCTGCAGCGGGCCTCTCCAGAGCAGCGCAAGGTCCTTCAG GAGAACTATGGGCAAAAGGAGGCCGAGAAGGTGGCCCGGGTGAAGGCGCTCTACGAGGAGCTGGAGCTGCCGGCCGTGTTCGGGCAGTACCAAGAGGACAGCTACGGCCGCCTGATGGGCCTCATCGAGCAGCACTCTGCGCCCCTGCCCCCGGCCATCTTCCTGGGGCTGGCGCACAAGATCTACAAGAGGAAAAAGTGA
- the FDPS gene encoding farnesyl pyrophosphate synthase isoform X4: protein MPRAQPGGFQEYPANTLEQEPASGSRALYSSLRMNGNQKLDPYAQEKQNFIQHFSQIVKVLTEDGTGHPEIGDAVARLKEVLEYNAVGGKYQRGLTVLIAYRQLVEPGKQDADSLRRALTVGWCVELLQAFFLVSDDIMDSSLTRRGQVCWYQKPGIGLDAINDALLLEACIYRVLRLYCREQPYYLNLIELFLQSSYQTELGQTLDLITAPQGNVDLSRFTEKRYKSIVKYKTAFYSFYLPVAAAMYMAGIDGEKEHASARKILLEMGEFFQVQDDYLDLFGDPSVTGKIGTDIQDNKCSWLVVQCLQRASPEQRKVLQENYGQKEAEKVARVKALYEELELPAVFGQYQEDSYGRLMGLIEQHSAPLPPAIFLGLAHKIYKRKK from the exons ATGCCGCGCGCGCAGCCCGGCGGCTTTCAGGAGTACCCCGCCAACACTCTGGAGCAGGAGCCGGCATCCGGGAGCAG AGCACTTTACTCCTCCCTCAGAATGAATGGAAACCAGAAATTGGACCCTTATGCccaagaaaagcagaatttcatcCAACACTTCTCCCAGATTGTCAAGGTGCTGACCGAGGATGGCACGGGCCACCCAGAGATAGGAGATGCCGTTGCCCGGCTCAAGGAG GTCCTGGAGTACAACGCCGTCGGAGGCAAGTACCAGCGGGGCCTGACGGTGTTGATAGCCTACCGGCAGCTGGTGGAGCCCGGGAAGCAGGATGCCGACAGTCTCCGGCGGGCCCTGACCGTGGGCTGGTGTGTGGAACTG CTCCAGGCTTTCTTCCTGGTGTCGGACGACATCATGGACTCCTCCCTCACCCGGCGGGGGCAGGTCTGCTGGTATCAGAAG CCAGGCATAGGTCTGGATGCCATCAATGACGCGTTGCTTCTGGAAGCATGTATCTACCGCGTGCTGAGGCTCTACTGCCGGGAGCAGCCCTATTACCTGAACCTGATTGAGCTCTTCCTGCAG AGTTCCTATCAGACTGAGCTCGGACAGACGCTGGACCTCATCACGGCCCCCCAGGGCAATGTGGATCTCAGCAGATTCACTGAAAAGAG GTACAAGTCCATCGTCAAGTATAAGACCGCTTTCTACTCGTTCTATCTTCCTGTGGCTGCCGCCATGTACATG GCGGGCATCGATGGGGAGAAGGAGCACGCCAGCGCCAGGAAGATCCTGCTGGAGATGGGGGAGTTCTTCCAGGTGCAG GATGATTACCTTGATCTCTTTGGGGACCCCAGTGTGACAGGCAAGATCGGCACGGACATCCAGGACAACAAATGCAGCTGGCTGGTGGTTCAGTGTCTGCAGCGGGCCTCTCCAGAGCAGCGCAAGGTCCTTCAG GAGAACTATGGGCAAAAGGAGGCCGAGAAGGTGGCCCGGGTGAAGGCGCTCTACGAGGAGCTGGAGCTGCCGGCCGTGTTCGGGCAGTACCAAGAGGACAGCTACGGCCGCCTGATGGGCCTCATCGAGCAGCACTCTGCGCCCCTGCCCCCGGCCATCTTCCTGGGGCTGGCGCACAAGATCTACAAGAGGAAAAAGTGA
- the FDPS gene encoding farnesyl pyrophosphate synthase isoform X3 — MPRAQPGGFQEYPANTLEQEPASGSRECSVPPPYATPVMPLSRWLRSVGVFWLPAPCWAPQERWLGSLLRPSLVHGGPAPGAWHGARCWCQAWTEEPRALYSSLRMNGNQKLDPYAQEKQNFIQHFSQIVKVLTEDGTGHPEIGDAVARLKEVLEYNAVGGKYQRGLTVLIAYRQLVEPGKQDADSLRRALTVGWCVELLQAFFLVSDDIMDSSLTRRGQVCWYQKPGIGLDAINDALLLEACIYRVLRLYCREQPYYLNLIELFLQSSYQTELGQTLDLITAPQGNVDLSRFTEKRYKSIVKYKTAFYSFYLPVAAAMYMAGIDGEKEHASARKILLEMGEFFQVQDDYLDLFGDPSVTGKIGTDIQDNKCSWLVVQCLQRASPEQRKVLQESLQP, encoded by the exons ATGCCGCGCGCGCAGCCCGGCGGCTTTCAGGAGTACCCCGCCAACACTCTGGAGCAGGAGCCGGCATCCGGGAGCAG GGAGTGCTCAGTGCCCCCTCCCTATGCCACCCCTGTGATGCCCCTGTCCCGCTGGCTGAGATCTGTGGGGGTCTTCTGGCTGCCAGCTCCCTGCTGGGCGCCCCAGGAGAGGTGGCTGGGTTCCCTCCTGCGGCCCTCCCTGGTGCACGGGGGCCCAGCCCCGGGGGCCTGGCACGGTGCCCGCTGCTGGTGCCAAGCGTGGACAGAGGAGCCTCG AGCACTTTACTCCTCCCTCAGAATGAATGGAAACCAGAAATTGGACCCTTATGCccaagaaaagcagaatttcatcCAACACTTCTCCCAGATTGTCAAGGTGCTGACCGAGGATGGCACGGGCCACCCAGAGATAGGAGATGCCGTTGCCCGGCTCAAGGAG GTCCTGGAGTACAACGCCGTCGGAGGCAAGTACCAGCGGGGCCTGACGGTGTTGATAGCCTACCGGCAGCTGGTGGAGCCCGGGAAGCAGGATGCCGACAGTCTCCGGCGGGCCCTGACCGTGGGCTGGTGTGTGGAACTG CTCCAGGCTTTCTTCCTGGTGTCGGACGACATCATGGACTCCTCCCTCACCCGGCGGGGGCAGGTCTGCTGGTATCAGAAG CCAGGCATAGGTCTGGATGCCATCAATGACGCGTTGCTTCTGGAAGCATGTATCTACCGCGTGCTGAGGCTCTACTGCCGGGAGCAGCCCTATTACCTGAACCTGATTGAGCTCTTCCTGCAG AGTTCCTATCAGACTGAGCTCGGACAGACGCTGGACCTCATCACGGCCCCCCAGGGCAATGTGGATCTCAGCAGATTCACTGAAAAGAG GTACAAGTCCATCGTCAAGTATAAGACCGCTTTCTACTCGTTCTATCTTCCTGTGGCTGCCGCCATGTACATG GCGGGCATCGATGGGGAGAAGGAGCACGCCAGCGCCAGGAAGATCCTGCTGGAGATGGGGGAGTTCTTCCAGGTGCAG GATGATTACCTTGATCTCTTTGGGGACCCCAGTGTGACAGGCAAGATCGGCACGGACATCCAGGACAACAAATGCAGCTGGCTGGTGGTTCAGTGTCTGCAGCGGGCCTCTCCAGAGCAGCGCAAGGTCCTTCAG GAGAGTCTCCAGCCCTGA